Genomic DNA from Bacillus alveayuensis:
AAATGGAAGAGGTCATATTTAACGTAAAGGCGTTCCAGCCAATTTGCGTATACGATAAATCCATTGATGCTACCAAAATCGGAAACAACGCGGGAATAACCGCCTGCATGGCGTCATTCAGCAAATGACCGACACTAATAGCAATCAAAATCGGATAGACCGTCGTATGTGCACGGGCGCCCTGTTCAACGTTTGTGTGCATAGTTTTCCTCTCCCAAGAATGAATTAATAGTTACATTATAATCCTTTTTTGAATGTTTCAATTTTTTAGATTTTCCCGAAGCCATTTTTTCTTACATGAATACTTGTCAATTGCTTAATTCCATACAAATAATTTGGTAGAAGTACATCTTTGTTAGAACGCTCCCCTTCTAGTATATAATGCAAATCCTCTTCATTCTCATGAGAGTAGGAGGCTGTATGCCGGCATGAAGAAAGAGAGCTGACTGTCATTACAGTGCAACTCTCCTTCGCTTCAATACTATCAGCCTTGGACAAGATTCGGGTAATGCCGCTCCTAATCTTTCTTAAACTTTTGTCACTATTTGAGTTGTTTGGGAATCAGATGACTTAGTTATCCAATATATAACGATGAAAGTCAAGATGGTTAAAACGGTTACCACCCAAGTAATTTTTAGCCCTATCTTATCCCATTGACCAATGAGAATGAGAAAAGCTGGAATCGTAGCTGTAGTCCACGCTTGAATAAGTGCCACCCATCCAGTAAAGATGGCAATATCTTTCTTACGGGCGAGCAGTAAGTAAAACAAAGTCCAGAGAAAAGCCCACATCATCCAAATAATGCCGAATTTAATATCTTGAAATTTAGTAAAAGTTATATAGCTGTATCCTAGAGCAAGAATCGCCACCCACAAGGAATACCAACCTAATCCAGAGGAATCCAAATTTTTTAGGTTAGAAATTCCTACATAGAGATAAGTTAAACCAAAGAGAAATGTACCAGAAGCATTAAAAATTGCCCAAGGTTCCCCCTTAGATGTAAAAATTAAATAAAAAGGGGTAATGACTTGCATCGCACCAATAAATAGATTAAATACTCCTGCGCTTTTTTCATCGACTTTTCCTAAAAGCATTAAACTGTTTATAAACAGTACAGCACCAACATACATTAAGCCAACCGTGCCCATTTTCTTGATCCTCCTCAACGATCAAGTAACTGTTTTGTTTCTTTTGACAATGGTTCTGTCTCTATGCTGCTTTTTGGGTCTTTTGTTTCTAAGAGATGTAACTTGCCATTTTGCATTTTTGCAACAAATAAAATTGGGGATTCTTCCTGTGAGCGTTGACCGATTTGCGATGCTAAAGGAACCTCAATATATTTTCGAATCGTACGTTTTAAAAACCTTGCTCCATATCGTTTGTCAAATCCTTCTTCAATTAAATATTTTCGGGCAGTTTGCTCAAGTTGAAGTTGACAGTTATATTTTTTAATTCTATGGTTAAGAGCTTGAATGTTCATATCAAGAATATGCTCCAATGCATCTTGTTTTAGCCATTGAAAGACAAAGATATCATCGAATCGATTGATAAATTCAGGACTAAAGCGTTTTTCCAGCTGTGAAAGAACAACAGAATGAAGGAAATCTTCTTCGCTCTTTCGCCAATTGGACGGTTGTAAAAACCATAACAATTTACGAAACGTATATTTGAAGCCCCCATCAGCATAGCTCATGATTTCTTTTGATCCAATATTGCTAGTCATGAAAATCATGGTGTTGCGAAAGTTAATCACTTTCTCCCCTGAAGTCATTACAAGAAGACCATTGTCCATTACATTTAGAAGTGAATAAATTACTTGATCGTTTGCTTTCTCCAATTCATCAAAAAGGACAATACCAGGTTTACTATAGGATCCTTCAATTTTTTCCTTTTCGAATAGAGCGTTTCCTTCTTTACTTCCTACGTACCCTGGAGGCGCTCCAGTTAAGGCAGCGGTATAATGTTCCTGTGCCAATGTGTTCATATCAATTCGGCAGTAAGCTTCTCGATTTCCATGAATCGCTTCACAAAGGGCACGAACGATTTCCGTTTTTCCAACGCCTGTCGGCCCTAAAAATAAGGCAACATACAAAGGACGGTCAGTTTCTGTAATATCCGCCCAAATAATATTTAACATTTCTTCTAACCGCCTAAGAACATCATCTTGCCCCCAAATTTTCGAACGAATATGCTTAATCACTTGATTGACATCAAAACGAAAACGGGTCACTAGACGAGTTCCTTGAAGAATATTTTGCTGCTGATGTTCGTTCAAATCTTTTAATTTCGTCGTAATGAATGACATCTGCTCATCACCTAGATACAAAGGAGGACTGACCTATAAATATGTGAAATCATGCATATTTTAGAATATATTATGCTGCACAATCTGATACATTGATTTTAGGTCAGCCTTAATCCTTATATTTTTATATTTCTACTTACTTTCCAGCTGCTTTTTCTATTTCTTCATGAGGAATTCCTGCAATTGGACATTCAACAGTACCTACTGTAGAACGAGTAATTTTTTCTACATTTTCGCGAGCTTTCTCTGCATCAAGTACCCACGTACGATAAAAATCAAACGGGCACTCAGCAACTCCACGATCACCATCTCCAGATTTAATCAAGCCGGTATATCCACGATGAAGTAATTTAAATAAGTGGTTTTGTGACTGTGAATTCTTGCGAAAATCGCGAATTTGAGAAATCGAGATTTCTGCATATTGAATTCCATTTTCCTCTGTTCCGCACTCTCCAAGGGTGCGTCCGTCAAAACCAATAATTGCCGAATGACCGAAATAAGAATATACCCCATCAAACCCAGACGCATTAGCTACAGCGACATAGGTATTGTTTGCCCACGCCATGGCT
This window encodes:
- a CDS encoding ATP-dependent Clp protease ATP-binding subunit ClpA (product_source=COG0542; cath_funfam=1.10.8.60,3.40.50.300; cog=COG0542; pfam=PF07724,PF10431; smart=SM00382,SM01086; superfamily=52540); the protein is MSFITTKLKDLNEHQQQNILQGTRLVTRFRFDVNQVIKHIRSKIWGQDDVLRRLEEMLNIIWADITETDRPLYVALFLGPTGVGKTEIVRALCEAIHGNREAYCRIDMNTLAQEHYTAALTGAPPGYVGSKEGNALFEKEKIEGSYSKPGIVLFDELEKANDQVIYSLLNVMDNGLLVMTSGEKVINFRNTMIFMTSNIGSKEIMSYADGGFKYTFRKLLWFLQPSNWRKSEEDFLHSVVLSQLEKRFSPEFINRFDDIFVFQWLKQDALEHILDMNIQALNHRIKKYNCQLQLEQTARKYLIEEGFDKRYGARFLKRTIRKYIEVPLASQIGQRSQEESPILFVAKMQNGKLHLLETKDPKSSIETEPLSKETKQLLDR
- a CDS encoding hypothetical protein (product_source=Hypo-rule applied; pfam=PF02293; superfamily=53756; transmembrane_helix_parts=Outside_1_3,TMhelix_4_21,Inside_22_27,TMhelix_28_50,Outside_51_54,TMhelix_55_77,Inside_78_83,TMhelix_84_106,Outside_107_115,TMhelix_116_133,Inside_134_139,TMhelix_140_162,Outside_163_171,TMhelix_172_191,Inside_192_206), which produces MGTVGLMYVGAVLFINSLMLLGKVDEKSAGVFNLFIGAMQVITPFYLIFTSKGEPWAIFNASGTFLFGLTYLYVGISNLKNLDSSGLGWYSLWVAILALGYSYITFTKFQDIKFGIIWMMWAFLWTLFYLLLARKKDIAIFTGWVALIQAWTTATIPAFLILIGQWDKIGLKITWVVTVLTILTFIVIYWITKSSDSQTTQIVTKV
- a CDS encoding hypothetical protein (product_source=Hypo-rule applied); this translates as MTVSSLSSCRHTASYSHENEEDLHYILEGERSNKDVLLPNYLYGIKQLTSIHVRKNGFGKI